In one window of Streptomyces griseus subsp. griseus DNA:
- a CDS encoding MaoC family dehydratase: MTAKVSFDEVEVGTELPAQSFPVTRATLVRYAGASGDFNPIHWNEKFALEVGLPDVIAHGMFTMAEAIRVVTDWAGDPGAVVDYGVRFTKPVVVPNDDKGALIEVSGKVAAKLEDNLVRVDLVAVCDGKKVLGMSRAVVRLA, translated from the coding sequence ATGACGGCGAAGGTCTCTTTCGACGAGGTCGAGGTCGGTACGGAGCTGCCCGCGCAGTCGTTCCCGGTGACGCGGGCGACGCTCGTGCGGTACGCCGGTGCGTCGGGCGACTTCAACCCGATCCACTGGAACGAGAAGTTCGCGCTGGAGGTCGGGCTGCCGGATGTGATCGCGCACGGCATGTTCACGATGGCCGAGGCGATCCGCGTGGTCACCGACTGGGCCGGGGATCCGGGCGCGGTCGTCGACTACGGGGTGCGGTTCACCAAGCCCGTCGTCGTGCCCAACGACGACAAGGGCGCGCTGATCGAGGTCAGCGGCAAGGTCGCGGCCAAGCTGGAGGACAACCTGGTCCGGGTGGACCTGGTGGCCGTGTGCGACGGCAAGAAGGTGCTGGGCATGTCCCGCGCGGTCGTCCGGCTCGCCTGA
- a CDS encoding UDP-N-acetylmuramate dehydrogenase, which translates to MQELHDAPLAPLTTFRLGGPATRLLTATTDAEVVAAVAEADASGTPLLVIGGGSNLVIGDKGFDGTALRIATEGFTLSGTSLELAAGEVWSDAVARTVDAGLAGIECLAGIPGSAGATPIQNVGAYGQEVSSTITEVVAYDRQTRETVTLPNAECSFSYRHSRFKAEPDRFVVLRVRFELEEAGGLSAPLAYPETARTMGVQQGERVAASAARETVLKLRAGKGMVLDPDDHDTWSAGSFFTNPILDAAAFQDFLARVHERLGPDVAPPAFPAGDGRTKTSAAWLIDRAGFTKGYGSGPARISTKHTLALTNRGEATTEDLLALAREVVAGVHAAFGVTLVNEPVTVGVSL; encoded by the coding sequence GTGCAGGAACTCCACGATGCCCCCCTCGCCCCCCTGACCACCTTCCGGCTCGGCGGCCCCGCCACCCGGCTCCTGACGGCCACCACCGACGCCGAGGTGGTCGCGGCCGTGGCCGAGGCCGACGCGAGCGGGACCCCGCTGCTGGTCATCGGCGGCGGCTCCAACCTGGTCATCGGCGACAAGGGCTTCGACGGCACGGCGCTGCGGATCGCCACCGAGGGGTTCACGCTCTCCGGTACGTCGCTGGAGCTGGCGGCCGGTGAGGTCTGGTCCGATGCCGTCGCCCGGACCGTGGATGCGGGTCTCGCGGGCATCGAGTGCCTGGCCGGAATTCCCGGCTCCGCGGGCGCGACGCCCATCCAGAACGTCGGAGCGTACGGCCAGGAGGTCTCCTCCACCATCACGGAGGTCGTCGCCTACGACCGGCAGACCCGGGAGACGGTGACCCTTCCGAACGCGGAGTGCTCCTTCTCGTACCGGCACAGCCGCTTCAAGGCCGAACCCGACCGTTTCGTGGTGCTCCGCGTCCGGTTCGAGCTGGAGGAGGCGGGCGGGCTCTCCGCGCCCCTCGCCTATCCGGAGACGGCCCGGACCATGGGCGTCCAGCAGGGCGAGCGCGTCGCCGCCTCCGCCGCCCGGGAGACCGTGCTGAAGCTACGCGCCGGCAAGGGCATGGTGCTGGACCCGGACGACCACGACACCTGGTCCGCGGGCTCCTTCTTCACCAACCCGATCCTCGACGCGGCCGCGTTCCAGGACTTCCTGGCCCGGGTCCACGAGCGCCTCGGCCCGGACGTGGCACCCCCGGCGTTCCCCGCCGGGGACGGCCGCACCAAGACCTCGGCGGCCTGGCTGATCGACCGGGCCGGCTTCACCAAGGGGTACGGCAGCGGTCCGGCCCGGATCTCCACCAAGCACACCCTCGCCCTCACCAACCGAGGCGAGGCCACCACCGAGGACCTCCTCGCGCTGGCCCGTGAGGTCGTCGCCGGGGTCCATGCGGCCTTCGGCGTCACCCTGGTCAACGAGCCGGTGACGGTCGGCGTATCCCTGTAG